The genomic window AGAGCGAAACGGCCATGGCAATCCGGGCCCAGCCGGTCAAAACCGTGACGAAAAGGATGCGCTCACCATCCATAGACATGTTTGGGCACATTTTTAGGAGCAGACCGCTTCTAGGCTGGCTGGGAACGGACGCCCGGCGCTCATCACCGGGACGCTCGGGCAACCGTCGGCGGAAGGCTGGTAACCACGGACGCGAACCGGATCAAGGGTGATCCAGCCTGGACTTCCTGGCCGCAGCGGCCCGCGAGGCAATCTCGATCTCCGCGGAGGCCTTCTTGAGCGCCTTGTCCGGCGGCAGTCCGCGGGCGCACCAGCGCAGCTTCTTCCTTCCGCAATGACGGCGATGAATCAGTTGGCTAGCGCATCGCCCTTCACCGGAGCCTTGCCCTTGCCCGTTCGGCAAAGGATGTCGAGCGCCCTGGGGATGTCGGCGCGAGCCGCACGTTCCGCGAAATAGGCCTCCGTGCGCAGGGCCGAGAGTTTCTCGGCCACCGCCACGTTGATGAACTGGTTGATCGCCACCCCTTCCGTTTCGGCCACCTTGCGCACCTCGTCCATCAGCGAGGCCTGAAGCCGCAGCGCGAAATTGCTCTTCCTCATCTTTTAACCTCCAATGCTTTCCATGCCTCGCCTGGAGCGAGGACCTTGATCCCAAAATTCCCCGCGGCTTCCCGGAAGTCGCGAAGATTGAACGTCACGATGGCATCAGCCCTGCCGTTCGTTGCTGCCTCCAGCACCATGTCGTCGTCCGGATCGCGCAGCGTCGGCCGCCACAGAAACGCCAGTCGCACCGGCTCGGCCACCGCCGCCACGGCGTCCAGCAACGCAGTAACCTCGTCCACCGACAGCCCGGATGCCTCCAGATGCTCAGATCGCGTCATGACCGCCTGATACTCGATCATCAGCGGCATCGAGGCGAGCAGCGTGAAGCGCCGTTCCAACGCCGCAACCAGCAGGCGGCGGGATGCTCCCGCGTCGCTGCGAACGGCGGCGACCATGGTCGCGGTGTCAAGGATCAGCCTCATGGAGACATGATGGGATCAATGACAACATATTACATGCGATATGTGCAAGACCAACCGCAAGGCTGGCGTGGATGAACCGCCATTTCTCACCAGCGCGAGGTTTCACGAAAGAAAGGGAGGCCCGCGTCGATTGAGAGGGTGTTCGGCAGGGAAAGGCTCTTCGCGAGCGGGGATCGAGCAAGAGTTCTCCTCAATTGGGCCGAATGCGAGCTCTGTAAAGGATAGAAGCTCGCTTCGGGAGCAAGGCTCCGCCCGAGGGGATCTCCTGGTGAACGGGGAAGCACTCTGACCAGCGTGCCGATCTTGAAGAGCTTGAGCCAGAGGGTGTCAATCCGGGCGTTGGCCCACTCCGTTCCTACCGGCGAAAGGTGGCCTTCCCTTTACTCTTTTGAAGGCCTTCTTGCTTCCGCCCACGGTTGGCCTTCGTGAGAAATGGCGGCTAGTGGCCACCGCGATCCTCGATTGGCTCAAGGCGAAACGGCGCTCTGACCTGCAGCAGCAGCCCACCCCTTTGCCGCAACCGCTCAGAAAACCGCATCGGGGGGTCAGCTCTCCTTCTCCATAAGGCCAAGGAGTCAGTTTGCGATGTCGCTTGAGAGCAAAAAGACTTCCGCGGCGCATTTCTCGCGACACCACGATCTTTTCACCTTTCATCCGCGGACCCCAACTTTGGCGTGAGGTCCCAAGCCCAGCAAGAGGAGCTCTCCACTCTTCCACGCTTGGCCGATGACCTGGAGGACGATTTATCTTGCATATACTCCGTTTAGGGACAATTCTAGATAGAAACTCCATCACACAATAGCAAAAGGAACGAACATGGAGATGACGAAAGAGGAGCTGGGACGGCGGATTCGCTCCGCGAGGGAAAGCTGCGGGCTCACCCAGGAACAGCTCGGCGAGTCCGTTGGACTGAGCCGCGTCGCGCTCGGCCAGATCGAGTCGGGAGCTCGGTCCGTCTCGAGCCTGGAGTTGGATCGCCTCGCGCGGGCGCTGGGCAGGGACATCAAATCCTTCTTTGCCACGGCCTTCGCGGAGCGTGACGCGCTTTCGGCGCTTTTTCGCTTGGACGCCGAACTCGCCCAGCAAGTAGACCTCCGAAAGGCGTTACAGGACAGCATGGCGCTTGGGCGCGAGCTGACCAATCTCGAGCGGCTGCTCGAGATCGATCGCGTCCGGCTCATCACCCCAGCCTATAAATTGCGATCGGCGAAGTCGCGTTGGGACGCGATTGGGCAGGGGCAAAAAGTGGCCACCGAGGAGCGGCGGAGACTGAAACTTGGCCTAGCCCCCATCGGGGCCCTGAGCGAGCTGCTCGAGTCGCAAGGAGTGCGTACTAGTACGGTCGCGCTTCCGGAAAACATATCGGGGCTCACCCTTATCGACAGCACGATTGGCCTGTTCGTGGCAATTAACGCGAACCATGCACCTGTGCGTCAGCGTTTTTCCTTGGCCCACGAGTATGGACACGTGCTGATGGACCGAGACCGGGCTCTTGCGATCAGTCGGGTGGAGAACCATTCGGACCTGCTCGAGGTTCGCGCCAATGCCTTCGCGGCGGAGTTCCTGATGTCGGCCGAAGGCGTCGCGCAGTTCATCCTCGAGCTCGGCAAGGGGGTGACGAGCCGTGCCCAGATGGCGGTGTTCGACGAGGCTGAGGTAGTGCAAGTCGAGCAGCGCGCCACGCCCGGATCGCAAGCGATCCAGCTCCATGACGTCGTATTGCTCGCTCATCATTTCAGAGTGAGCCGGATTTCGGTCCTCTATCGCCTAATGAATCTTCGGCTGATCGACGAGCGCGAGTTCCAACGCCTCAAGGCCGAGGAAGACCGCGGAGATGGCCGGAAGATTGCGCGCTTCCTTGCTGCCCCGGAGGTCCCGACCGAAGATAGGTCTCATTTGCGCCGTCGTTTTCTCGCCCTTGCGCGAGAAGCCTATCGTCGAGAGGAGATCACGCGCAGAAAGTTCGCCGAGTTGGCTTCCATGGTCGGCCTTGGTCCACAGGAGATGGAGGAGTTCATCGCCTCTGCAAATTGGGAGTGATCGTGGCAAGCGACCAATCAACGGCCACCGATCGCCAGGGAGCTGTCGTCGTCATCGATACGAACGTCCTCATCAACCTGTTGCACATCGGGAAGTTGCCGCTTCTGGGTATGCTCGAGCCGTACCGATTCCTCGTGCCTGAGGAGGTGCTCGGCGAGATCATTGATCCAGCTCAGCGCGCGGAGACTGAAGCTGCGATCTGCCGTGGCGATCTTAGCCTCGTTGACATCGATAGTGTGGAATACCTTGCGTTGTTCAGCGAGCTGCGCGACGTGATGGGCCGTGGCGAAGCGGCATGCCTTGCGCTGGCCGAAACCCAGGGGTGGCACATCGCGTCGGACGAAAAGAAGTGCTTCCGTCGGGAAGCAAGCAAGAGGATCGGGGAGGAACGCATCTTCCGAACGGAGTTGATCTTGCTCGAAGCGATTCGCTTTGGCTGCATCACGGTGGCCGAGGCGGATGGCTTCCAAGCGGTTCTGGAGGCGAAACGCTACTTGATGCCATTCAAAAGCTTTGCTGATCCGCGGGGAGGGCTGTAAGGCCGATGAAAACCCCCTACGTCCAGCATTTGCTTGGGGCTGCTGCGCTCGGACGGATCAACGGCCGCCGGGGCTGGCTGTCGGTTGGAGTGGTTTCGTCGATTCCCTGGCCGCAGGATGATGTCTGGATCGAGTACGACGGCCAAGAATACTTCCTGCAGGGAGTGAAACCCGAGCAGAAAGGCGAGGTGCGTAGCGCGCCGGGCATCAGCACGCCTGCTGAGCAAGGCGATGTGGACGAGGCGATGTCGCGGCTGTACCGCTTCACCTCCGTCCTCGGTTTTTATAAGCGCGGCTATGTCGACATCACGAGCCAAACCTGGTGGGGGACCTCCATCGTTCGCTATCGCGCTAGCCCCAACCTTTATACCGAGATCGGAGAAGGAGGTGCGCACGGCTTCAATTGCAACCACATGCCCGTCATTGAAGATGACCAGGTGCGTAAGGCCCTCGCGTTTCTGCGCGAGGGACGCCGGCTGAGTCGCGTCCATGAAGGATACAGCTTTCTGAGCTTCTTCAAGGTCATTGAAAGTCAGATGCCAAGCGAGCAACGCGTCGAGTGGGTCGAGAAAAACCTGGACCGGTTGACCGACGAGAGAGCTGTAGAACGCATCAAGGCGCTGCGCGCTCAGGGCATCGATGTCAACAACCATCTGTTCGATTCTGGCCGTTGCGCGGTGGCTCATGCGAGTATCGACAAGGTCATCGTGGACCCCGACATTCCGGCTGACCGTCAGCGCATCGCAGCGGACTTGTGCATCATCGAGGCCTTGGCTAACCGCTACATCAAGGTTGACGCCGGGGTGCCCGATGAGATGGACGTGTACAAGAAGCGCGACCGTCTTGCTCCGTGGTATCCACTCATGACGCCCGAAGGGCTGTCTACTCTCAAAAGTGGTGGCCACATCGAGGTCCAGGATGTCGCGCAGCTCGGGTTGCTTGAAGGAGCAACAGTTTCAGTGAACCTTTGGCCTCATCCGCCTGCCGAGCAGTTTCGGGAAATGACCCTACATTTCATCGGCAGCAGTGAGGGAGTCATGCGGTTCATCACGCTAAGCTCGCGCGGCACCATAGTGCTTTCCTTCGCCATGGATGTCCCGCCTCTTCGCTGTTTCAAGTGGGTAGAGCGGGAAGATCGAGCCGCAGCTTTCCGGCTTTGAGGAACGCGGCAATTCTTAGGTAGCGGAAGCTCCGAAAGCCTCTGGCCATCCTTTTGGCCAGCTGGATCAGCCCGTTGATCGCTTCGATGGTTCCGTTGGTGATCCGGCTCTGGAGAAAGGCGATGATTCCCCCCAGATGCTCTTTGATGGTTTTGGAGAGTCTTCGGAAGGGGGCAAGCCGACTGCGATCAGCCCACCGGAACCACCAGCGGAGCTCTTGGGGATCCTCCTGGGAGAGGATCTCTTGGAGAGCCTCCCGCAACCCAATGGCTCTTCCCAATCGAGGATAGGCGGCGCAAAGGAAACTCCGCAGACCCTTCTGCTCCTCGCTTCGCGTCCATTCGTTACCTCGGAGCGCCCAGAGGCTTCCTTTCGGCAGCAACCCTTGACGCCCGAACTCCTTGCGCACCTGGTCGACCGCCTCTCCCGCCATCTGCATGACATGGAAATGATCGAAAATCCTCTCCGCCTTCGGAAAAAACTCCCGGGCTCCAGAGATGTAGGAGGGGCTCATATCCATGCAGATCGCTTCGATCTGCCCCGGATCGGCATTATGTTCCTTCATCTCCTTGGCGAAGGCCTCCAGAGCCTCCTTTCCTCTCCCCTCGGCCAGGAAGAGCAGCTTCCGACTCTCCGCATCGGTAACGACCGTCACGTAACGGTGGCCCCGCTTGCTACTGGTCTCATCCACCAGGATCTTCTTGACCTCGCTCCAGTCCTCGCGTCGGTAGGCCTTTTCCACGTAGTGCCCCAAGACCCGCCAGAGCCGGGTATCTTGCTCCTTGAGCATCTCCGCCATCGCGGAAACC from Methylacidimicrobium sp. B4 includes these protein-coding regions:
- a CDS encoding putative toxin-antitoxin system toxin component, PIN family; protein product: MRLILDTATMVAAVRSDAGASRRLLVAALERRFTLLASMPLMIEYQAVMTRSEHLEASGLSVDEVTALLDAVAAVAEPVRLAFLWRPTLRDPDDDMVLEAATNGRADAIVTFNLRDFREAAGNFGIKVLAPGEAWKALEVKR
- a CDS encoding ImmA/IrrE family metallo-endopeptidase; this encodes MEMTKEELGRRIRSARESCGLTQEQLGESVGLSRVALGQIESGARSVSSLELDRLARALGRDIKSFFATAFAERDALSALFRLDAELAQQVDLRKALQDSMALGRELTNLERLLEIDRVRLITPAYKLRSAKSRWDAIGQGQKVATEERRRLKLGLAPIGALSELLESQGVRTSTVALPENISGLTLIDSTIGLFVAINANHAPVRQRFSLAHEYGHVLMDRDRALAISRVENHSDLLEVRANAFAAEFLMSAEGVAQFILELGKGVTSRAQMAVFDEAEVVQVEQRATPGSQAIQLHDVVLLAHHFRVSRISVLYRLMNLRLIDEREFQRLKAEEDRGDGRKIARFLAAPEVPTEDRSHLRRRFLALAREAYRREEITRRKFAELASMVGLGPQEMEEFIASANWE
- the mauJ gene encoding methylamine utilization protein MauJ, with translation MKTPYVQHLLGAAALGRINGRRGWLSVGVVSSIPWPQDDVWIEYDGQEYFLQGVKPEQKGEVRSAPGISTPAEQGDVDEAMSRLYRFTSVLGFYKRGYVDITSQTWWGTSIVRYRASPNLYTEIGEGGAHGFNCNHMPVIEDDQVRKALAFLREGRRLSRVHEGYSFLSFFKVIESQMPSEQRVEWVEKNLDRLTDERAVERIKALRAQGIDVNNHLFDSGRCAVAHASIDKVIVDPDIPADRQRIAADLCIIEALANRYIKVDAGVPDEMDVYKKRDRLAPWYPLMTPEGLSTLKSGGHIEVQDVAQLGLLEGATVSVNLWPHPPAEQFREMTLHFIGSSEGVMRFITLSSRGTIVLSFAMDVPPLRCFKWVEREDRAAAFRL
- a CDS encoding ISL3 family transposase, producing MDANKLFAAALQLGSEWKVSRSELSAKEHTLKIWLDFQQGHRFPCPECRRASPVHDTVEKRWRHMNFWQYRTELIARVPRIDCPEHGVRLVEVPWARAGSGFTLMMEAVILMLSREMSVSAMAEMLKEQDTRLWRVLGHYVEKAYRREDWSEVKKILVDETSSKRGHRYVTVVTDAESRKLLFLAEGRGKEALEAFAKEMKEHNADPGQIEAICMDMSPSYISGAREFFPKAERIFDHFHVMQMAGEAVDQVRKEFGRQGLLPKGSLWALRGNEWTRSEEQKGLRSFLCAAYPRLGRAIGLREALQEILSQEDPQELRWWFRWADRSRLAPFRRLSKTIKEHLGGIIAFLQSRITNGTIEAINGLIQLAKRMARGFRSFRYLRIAAFLKAGKLRLDLPALPT